In the genome of Streptacidiphilus rugosus AM-16, one region contains:
- a CDS encoding MFS transporter, with amino-acid sequence MRKWIPLAAVCTGAFMLLVDVSIVNVALPEMASDLRSSFTTLQWVVDIYALVLASLLMAFGSLGDRLGHRRLYLSGLVVFASASLACALAPSAAVLITARAAQGMGGAAMMTSTTALLAAAYQGRDRGTAFGVWGAVNGAAAAIGPVLGGLLTDQFGWRSIFMVNVPVAVVAVAMTLGYLKAGARRDAGAGAGRLDLAGALAFTLFASALTYGLIESGDKGWGSTTVLVALGGSVLAMTAFVGIELRAERPLVDLSLLRNRSFLGLLLGGLLLSAAAFAELTYTSLWLQQALHLSPLGAGLAVSPMALAAFVVALATGKALHRSSPQLPIGIGLLLIGGGTLLLAVVSAGSGWTALLPGLLITGVGVGLSTPMLMSAALASVPPQRAGMASGALNTARQLGYALGIAVLGTIFQGHFRGHTPRTAFAAGLDPVFLTAGAAGLAAGLLVLALVRRTPPPTTPQSNPTPEPARAR; translated from the coding sequence ATGCGTAAATGGATACCCCTGGCGGCCGTCTGCACCGGCGCCTTCATGCTGCTCGTCGACGTCAGCATCGTGAACGTCGCCCTGCCCGAGATGGCGTCCGACCTCAGATCGTCCTTCACCACCCTGCAGTGGGTCGTCGACATCTACGCCCTGGTCCTCGCCTCCCTGCTGATGGCCTTCGGCTCCCTCGGCGACCGGCTGGGCCATCGCCGGCTCTACCTCTCGGGGCTCGTCGTCTTCGCCTCGGCCTCGCTCGCCTGCGCGCTCGCGCCCAGCGCCGCCGTTCTGATCACGGCCCGCGCGGCCCAGGGCATGGGCGGCGCGGCGATGATGACCTCGACCACCGCGCTGCTGGCCGCCGCCTACCAGGGCCGCGACCGCGGCACCGCCTTCGGGGTGTGGGGCGCGGTCAACGGCGCGGCCGCCGCGATCGGCCCGGTCCTCGGCGGGCTGCTCACGGACCAGTTCGGCTGGCGCTCGATCTTCATGGTCAATGTGCCGGTGGCCGTGGTGGCGGTCGCGATGACGCTGGGATACCTGAAGGCGGGCGCGCGCCGCGACGCGGGGGCGGGCGCGGGCCGGCTGGACCTGGCGGGCGCGCTCGCCTTCACGCTCTTCGCCTCGGCGCTCACCTACGGCCTGATCGAGAGCGGCGACAAGGGCTGGGGCAGCACGACGGTCCTGGTCGCGCTCGGCGGCTCGGTGCTCGCGATGACCGCCTTCGTCGGCATCGAACTCCGGGCCGAGCGACCCCTGGTGGACCTCTCACTGCTGCGCAACCGCAGCTTCCTGGGGCTGCTGCTCGGCGGGCTGCTGCTCTCCGCCGCCGCGTTCGCGGAGCTGACCTACACCTCCCTCTGGCTCCAGCAGGCACTCCACCTCAGCCCCCTCGGCGCGGGCCTGGCCGTCTCCCCGATGGCGCTGGCCGCGTTCGTCGTCGCCCTCGCCACCGGCAAGGCGCTGCACCGCAGCTCGCCGCAACTCCCCATCGGGATCGGCCTCCTGCTGATCGGCGGTGGCACGCTGCTGCTGGCCGTGGTCTCGGCGGGCTCAGGCTGGACGGCGCTGCTCCCCGGCCTGCTGATCACCGGCGTCGGGGTCGGCCTGTCCACCCCGATGCTGATGTCCGCGGCGCTGGCCTCCGTCCCCCCGCAGCGCGCCGGCATGGCCAGTGGCGCGCTCAACACGGCACGCCAACTGGGCTACGCCCTGGGCATCGCGGTACTCGGCACGATCTTCCAGGGCCACTTCCGCGGCCACACCCCCCGCACGGCCTTCGCGGCCGGCCTCGACCCCGTCTTCCTCACCGCCGGCGCCGCCGGCCTGGCGGCCGGCCTCCTGGTCCTGGCCCTGGTCCGCCGCACTCCGCCGCCGACGACCCCCCAGTCCAACCCCACTCCGGAACCGGCACGCGCCCGCTGA